The following are encoded in a window of Flavobacterium cupriresistens genomic DNA:
- a CDS encoding TlpA family protein disulfide reductase, producing MFKIKNVTVAFLMILSFSLANAQIKVGDNLPNIQLQNDKNAAVKLNSFKGKTVLVDFWASWCAPCRLANKNLVKMYDKYKGQNFEIVGISIDADKDKWLKAIAKDKMKHQQLIDPKGFDAKTAVLFGVEALPSTYLFDASGKLIAIDPTEAQIIAQIKKNK from the coding sequence ATGTTTAAAATAAAAAATGTAACCGTAGCATTCCTAATGATTTTAAGTTTTTCATTAGCAAATGCACAGATAAAAGTAGGTGATAACCTTCCCAATATTCAACTTCAAAATGATAAAAATGCAGCTGTAAAACTAAATTCTTTTAAAGGAAAAACAGTTTTGGTTGACTTTTGGGCCTCCTGGTGTGCACCTTGTCGATTAGCGAATAAAAATTTGGTCAAAATGTACGATAAGTATAAAGGTCAAAATTTTGAAATCGTTGGAATCTCAATTGATGCCGATAAAGACAAATGGTTGAAAGCCATAGCAAAAGACAAAATGAAACATCAGCAGTTAATTGACCCAAAAGGTTTTGACGCGAAAACGGCAGTACTTTTTGGAGTAGAAGCGCTACCATCAACTTATCTTTTTGATGCATCCGGAAAATTGATCGCGATCGATCCTACAGAAGCTCAGATTATTGCACAAATCAAAAAAAACAAATAA
- a CDS encoding heavy-metal-associated domain-containing protein, which yields MKSIYKVLVAIILLLSVATVNAQSKNKVTETVKINGNCAMCKKTIETTSNTKSAVLNWNKDTKTAVVTYDPKKTNLEEILKRVSDAGYDNEKFTATTTAYDNLHGCCQYDRETPKKAQCHKQ from the coding sequence ATGAAATCAATATATAAAGTATTGGTAGCAATAATACTATTGTTATCAGTGGCAACTGTCAACGCGCAAAGTAAAAATAAAGTAACTGAAACTGTAAAAATTAATGGAAACTGTGCCATGTGCAAAAAGACCATCGAAACCACATCAAATACCAAATCAGCGGTATTAAATTGGAATAAAGACACAAAGACTGCTGTAGTTACTTACGACCCTAAGAAAACCAATTTAGAGGAGATCCTAAAACGCGTATCTGATGCAGGATATGATAACGAAAAATTCACGGCTACAACTACCGCTTATGACAACCTTCACGGATGTTGCCAATACGACAGAGAAACTCCGAAGAAAGCACAATGTCATAAACAGTAG
- a CDS encoding heavy-metal-associated domain-containing protein, protein MKTLSIKSLAIALLVMLGSIKSYAQISKAEIIATGLTCSMCSNAINKQLKSMTEVDSISTDLNTNTFTVYFKKDVALQPKVLKNAVEKAGFFVGSMVLTMKVDPQKLENNTLKIADGTFVFIDSKNPVSGNEAAYQVIDKGFVTQKAYKKLSKTYSNQPSYAVENENDYHLKTI, encoded by the coding sequence ATGAAAACCTTATCTATAAAATCTCTTGCCATTGCACTTTTGGTAATGCTTGGCAGCATAAAATCATACGCTCAAATTTCTAAAGCTGAAATAATTGCTACAGGATTAACTTGTTCAATGTGTTCTAACGCCATAAATAAGCAATTAAAATCAATGACGGAAGTAGACAGTATCAGCACCGATTTAAACACCAATACGTTTACGGTCTATTTTAAAAAAGACGTGGCATTACAACCTAAAGTACTTAAAAATGCAGTCGAGAAAGCAGGCTTTTTTGTTGGTTCTATGGTGCTGACGATGAAAGTGGATCCGCAAAAACTGGAAAACAATACGCTTAAAATAGCCGACGGTACTTTTGTGTTTATTGATTCTAAAAACCCGGTTTCAGGTAATGAAGCTGCCTATCAGGTCATTGACAAAGGTTTTGTAACACAGAAAGCATACAAAAAATTAAGTAAAACGTATTCAAATCAACCAAGTTATGCTGTTGAAAATGAAAACGATTATCATTTAAAAACCATATAG
- a CDS encoding protein-disulfide reductase DsbD family protein encodes MKKILYVALLLFAFVNGQAQILNPVKWTPKIEKKSDADFLITVNGTIETGWHVYSQFTPDGGPLPAELIFHKKDGNYEVIGKATESETKREFNDIFGVDEIFFSNKVAFTQSIKNTNTENEIIQIELAYQVCKENCISETKYFEFNLKTLEAKEIEASAINTQKTIKTDSKVPLVTEKDNSDSETGLGTIFFIAFLSGFAALLTPCVFPMIPMTVSFFTKQSKNRAKGIKNAIIYGLSIILIYVFLGSVITLIFGADALNALSTNVWFNVVFFVLLVVFASSFLGAFEIMLPNSWANKVDQQADRGGIIGILFMALALAIVSFSCTGPIIGTLLVEAASKGGIAPIVGMLGFSSALALPFMLFALFPGWLNTLPKSGGWLNTVKVFLGFLELALAFKFLSNADLVLQLHWFEREIFLAVWIAIFGTLALYLFGKIALPHDSPTSSISVGRLSIGLIVLSFTIYLIPGLWGAPLKLISGFPPPMTYSESPYGVGGAKGGNTISTTVLPDGAHKGPHDIMAFTDYEKGLAYAKSVNKPILLDFTGFACVNCRKMEDYVWSDPKILSILNNEVVLISLYVDDKRELPESEQYVSKETGKTIKSIGNKWSDFQITRYKANAQPYYLILDTKENSLNKAVGYMPDVTEYEEWLQSGIQQFKK; translated from the coding sequence ATGAAAAAAATACTATATGTAGCGCTCCTGCTGTTTGCTTTTGTAAACGGGCAGGCACAAATTTTAAATCCCGTAAAATGGACGCCAAAAATAGAAAAGAAATCCGATGCTGATTTTTTGATTACTGTTAACGGAACCATTGAAACCGGTTGGCATGTTTATTCACAATTTACCCCGGATGGTGGACCTCTGCCGGCAGAATTGATTTTTCATAAAAAAGATGGAAACTATGAGGTAATTGGAAAAGCGACTGAAAGTGAAACCAAAAGAGAATTTAACGACATTTTTGGAGTTGATGAAATTTTCTTTTCAAACAAAGTTGCTTTTACACAATCGATTAAAAATACGAATACAGAGAATGAAATTATTCAGATCGAGCTAGCCTATCAGGTGTGTAAAGAAAACTGCATAAGCGAGACCAAATACTTTGAGTTTAACTTAAAAACATTAGAAGCGAAAGAAATCGAAGCCTCGGCAATTAACACTCAAAAAACGATAAAAACAGATTCGAAAGTTCCTCTCGTAACAGAAAAGGACAATTCAGATTCAGAAACAGGTTTAGGGACTATTTTCTTTATTGCCTTTTTATCCGGATTCGCGGCACTGTTGACACCCTGCGTGTTTCCTATGATTCCGATGACGGTGAGTTTCTTTACCAAACAAAGTAAAAACAGAGCCAAAGGAATTAAAAATGCCATTATATACGGATTGTCCATTATTCTGATTTATGTTTTTTTAGGCTCAGTGATTACACTTATTTTCGGTGCTGATGCTTTAAATGCGTTGTCTACCAACGTATGGTTTAATGTTGTTTTCTTTGTACTGTTAGTGGTTTTTGCCAGTTCTTTTCTGGGTGCTTTCGAAATAATGCTGCCTAATTCCTGGGCCAATAAAGTTGATCAGCAGGCAGACAGGGGCGGTATTATAGGCATACTTTTTATGGCACTCGCTTTGGCTATAGTGTCGTTTTCCTGTACAGGTCCCATTATCGGAACTTTGTTAGTAGAAGCAGCATCTAAAGGCGGTATTGCTCCAATTGTTGGAATGTTGGGTTTTTCTTCCGCATTGGCATTGCCTTTTATGCTATTTGCTTTATTTCCGGGCTGGTTAAACACATTACCCAAATCGGGAGGCTGGTTGAATACCGTGAAAGTATTTTTAGGCTTTTTAGAATTGGCGCTGGCATTTAAATTTTTATCCAATGCCGATTTGGTTTTGCAATTGCATTGGTTTGAGCGTGAAATATTCTTAGCAGTCTGGATTGCCATATTTGGCACATTGGCTTTGTATCTGTTCGGAAAAATTGCACTACCACACGATTCACCGACTTCCTCTATTTCTGTAGGACGTTTGTCTATAGGGTTAATTGTACTAAGTTTTACGATTTATCTGATTCCGGGTTTATGGGGAGCACCATTAAAATTAATCAGCGGTTTCCCGCCACCAATGACTTACAGTGAATCCCCATATGGAGTGGGAGGTGCCAAAGGAGGAAATACTATTTCTACGACAGTATTGCCCGATGGTGCACACAAAGGCCCACATGATATTATGGCTTTTACAGATTATGAAAAAGGATTAGCCTATGCGAAATCGGTTAACAAACCTATTCTTTTAGACTTTACAGGATTTGCTTGTGTAAACTGCCGAAAAATGGAAGATTACGTTTGGTCCGATCCCAAAATATTGTCGATTTTAAACAATGAAGTTGTATTAATATCACTCTATGTCGATGATAAAAGAGAACTACCCGAAAGTGAGCAATACGTCTCCAAAGAAACTGGAAAAACAATAAAATCAATCGGTAATAAATGGAGTGACTTCCAGATTACAAGATACAAAGCCAATGCACAACCGTATTATCTTATTTTAGATACGAAGGAGAACAGTTTGAATAAAGCTGTCGGATATATGCCAGACGTCACTGAATATGAAGAATGGCTGCAATCCGGTATTCAGCAGTTTAAAAAGTAG
- a CDS encoding META domain-containing protein, translated as MKNYVIAIVAISTVFFSSCKASKETKSTANIYDTTWELEYISGPRIAFDGLFPNKKPQLTFDQKETRVYGNNGCNGYSASYTLEGKKLSFGEAGPTTMMFCDGGGEQQFLQQINKITSYTIDKEGKLNLNEGDVPMMRFKKVAK; from the coding sequence ATGAAAAATTATGTAATCGCGATCGTTGCAATTTCAACGGTATTCTTTAGTTCCTGCAAAGCCTCAAAAGAAACAAAAAGTACCGCCAACATTTATGATACAACTTGGGAGTTAGAGTATATTTCAGGACCAAGAATCGCTTTTGATGGATTATTTCCAAACAAAAAACCACAACTTACTTTTGATCAGAAAGAAACCAGAGTGTATGGAAATAATGGTTGTAACGGCTATAGTGCTTCCTATACTTTAGAAGGAAAAAAACTTTCTTTTGGAGAGGCCGGACCAACAACAATGATGTTTTGTGATGGTGGAGGAGAGCAACAGTTTTTGCAACAAATAAATAAAATCACAAGTTATACGATTGATAAAGAGGGAAAATTAAATTTAAATGAAGGTGATGTCCCGATGATGCGATTTAAAAAAGTAGCCAAATAA
- a CDS encoding phage tail protein — protein MEEYIGIVKLFAGNFAPRGWALCNGQIMSIAQNTALFSILGTTYGGNGQTTFALPNLQGNVAIGAGNSPSGSYVQGQTAGTTTTSILTSNLPTHVHAGVGTISVSSANATDSTPVAGASIAIPGSIVSRVFAPTLGFATSTPSVNLASSITTGATGSNIPISIMQPYLALTYIICLEGIFPSRN, from the coding sequence ATGGAAGAATACATTGGAATTGTAAAGCTTTTTGCGGGAAATTTTGCGCCAAGAGGATGGGCCTTATGTAATGGACAAATAATGTCAATTGCTCAGAACACGGCATTATTTTCAATTTTAGGTACTACTTACGGAGGTAATGGTCAAACTACATTCGCCTTGCCTAACCTACAAGGTAACGTAGCTATTGGTGCTGGAAACAGCCCGAGCGGAAGTTATGTTCAAGGACAAACAGCAGGTACTACAACAACGAGCATTCTAACAAGTAACCTTCCAACACACGTTCACGCAGGTGTAGGGACTATATCTGTAAGTAGTGCTAATGCTACAGATTCTACACCGGTAGCCGGTGCTTCTATTGCTATCCCGGGATCGATCGTATCAAGAGTATTTGCACCAACGTTAGGATTTGCAACATCAACCCCAAGTGTTAATTTGGCAAGTTCTATCACTACCGGTGCGACTGGAAGTAATATTCCAATCTCAATAATGCAGCCTTATTTGGCATTGACGTACATCATTTGCCTTGAAGGTATTTTCCCTTCCAGAAATTAA